The DNA region TCCTTTCCTGCCTGCGCCAACAGGCAGCCTTTCGTTTTTAGATTCGCGAAAGGGTACGCCTACCTATTTCCTATTTCCACACGCTTTGATCATAGCTCTTCCTGTGACGTGTGTTAGCATTGGCCCATGGATCTGTTTGATTCCGCGCCGCCAAAATCACCGCAGGCGTATCAACCTCTCGCCGAGCGCATGCGTCCGGCGACGCTCGATGATTTCATCGGCCAAGAACATTTGCTCGGCCCGGGCAAATTACTGCGCGAGTTGGTCGCCGCCGGCAAACTAAAATCGCTAATTCTCTGGGGACCGCCGGGCACCGGCAAAACCACCCTGGCGCAAATTCTTGCGACCTCTGCCCACGCCGTCTGCGTGCACTTTTCCGCGGTCACCTCCGGCGTCAAAGAGCTAAAAAAAATCATTCAAGATGCCGAAGATTTACAGCGGCGCGGCAAGACCACGGTGCTGTTTGTCGACGAGATCCATCACTTCAACAAATCGCAGCAGGACAATTTTTTGCCCTACGTCGAGCGCGGCACGTTGATCTTGATCGGCGCCACCACCGAAAACCCCTCCTTCGAGGTGATCTCTCCCCTACTCTCGCGCTGCCAAGTTTTGGTGCTCCAGCCGCTCTCGGTCGAGGCGATGAGTTCCATCATCGATAGCGCTCTGCGCGATGGGAAACGTGGGCTGGGAGAGTGGGCCCTGCGCTTGGACGACGCCGCGCGTGAATTTCTCATTCAACAATCACAAGGCGATTGCCGCGTGGCGCTAAACGCCCTGGAGACTGCCGCCACACTGGCGCACAAATCACAGAGCCAGATGATCGAACTGGCGCACTTGCAGGAAGCCCTGCAACGCCGGCCACTGCAATACGATAAGGCCGGCGAAGAGCACTACAACGTCATTTCGGCGTTTATCAAAAGCATGCGCGGCAGCGACCCCGATGCGGCGATCTACTGGATGATGCGCATGCTCGACGCCGGCGAAGACCCGCTCTTCATTGCCCGGCGCATGGTCATTTTTGCCGCCGAAGATATCGGCAACGCCGATCCGCGCGCGCTCCAGGTCGCGGTGGCGGCGAAGGACGCGTTTCATTTCGTTGGACTACCCGAAGGGAAGATTCCTTTGGCGCAAGCGGTCACCTATTTGGCCACTGCGCCCAAATCCAATGCTTCGTACAAAGCCATGCTCGCCGCCGGCGAAGACGTGCAACAGCGCGGCGCGCTGGCGGTGCCGCTCCATCTGCGCAATGCGCCCACCGGGCTAATGAAAAAATTAGGCTACGGCAAAGATTACAAATATGCCCACAACTACGACGAACATGTCGTCGAGCAGCAGCACCTGCCGCAGGAGCTCAGCGGTAGAAAATACTATTCCCCTTCCGAATCGGGCTACGAAAAGCAGATAAAGGACCGGCTCACCTATTGGCAAGAAAAGAAAAAAAAACCTAAGTAGGAGCGCGGCATGGCGCGCCCCTACTGCCCGATCCCCGCTAGGTCGAGTAAGAACACGTACGAGAACGCGGTTTCCTGATGGCGGCGAAATCTTCCCGACGCGCCGCCGTGGCCGGCTTCCATGTTGGTTTTCAGAATCACGCGAGCGTCGTTGGTTTTTAGCTCGCGCAGTTTAGCGGCCCACTTGGCGGGTTCCCAGTATTGCACCTGGGAATCATGCAGGCCGCCGGTGATCAGCATGTGCGGATAGGCTTTCGCTGCGACGTTGTCGTAGGGCGAATAGGCCAGCATGGTTTCATAGAAAGTCTTGTCGTTGGGATCGCCCCACTCGTCGTACTCGCCGGTGGTTAAAGGGATCGAGGTGTCGAGCATCGTCGTCACGACGTCGACAAAAGGAACTTCGGCGACAATGCCGTTGAACAAGTCGGGGCGCAGGTTGGCAATGGCACCCATCAATAGTCCGCCGGCGCTGCGCCCCATGGCGAACAGATTTTCAGGACGGGTAAACTTTTCGCCGATCAAGAATTCGGCGCAGGCGATGAAATCGGTAAAAGTATTTTTCTTCTTCAACAACTTGCCGTCTTCATACCATTGCCGCCCCATCTCCTGTCCGCCGCGGATGTGGGCGATGGCGTAGACGAAACCACGATCGATCAAACTCAGACGCGGCGAAGCAAAGGCGGCGTCGATGCTCAGGCCGTAGGAGCCATAGCCGTAAAGTAACAGCGGATTCGCGCCGTCTTTCTTCACCCCCTTGCGGTAGACCAGCGATATCGGAATCTCCGTGCCGTCTTGTGCCTTAGCGTAAAGCCGCTCGCTCGCGTAGTTGTCGGCATGGAAGCCGCCCAGCACCTCTTCTTGTTTCAATAGGACGCGCTGCCGGGTCGTCATGTCATAATCGTAAATCGACGAAGGCGTTTTTAGCGAAGTGTATTCGAAGCGCACTTTGCGCGTGTCGAATTCAAAGTTCGCCCCCAGATGGGCCCGATACGCCGGCTCGTCAAAGGAAATATAATGCCCGTCCCCACCCGACCACGGAATCATACGAATCTCGGTGAGGCCCCGGCGGCGCTCTTCGAGAACCAGATGATCCTTGAAAATATCGAAGTCGGATAGATAGACGTCGCCGCGGTGCGCGATCAGCTCTTGCCAGTTCGTCTTCTCGATCTTGTCCAGCGGCGTCGCCATCAGGCGGAAATTCTTCGCCTGGTCGTTGGTGCGGATCAGAAATCGGTCCTCAAAATGATCGATATGGTATTCATGCTCGCGCCGGCGCGCCAGGAAAACTTTGAATTCACCGGTCGGATCATCGGCAGCCAGATAACGATACTCCTGACAGATGGTTTGCGTCGAAACCATCATCAAGAACCGCTTCGATTTGGTCTTGTAAATGTAGACCACAAACGTTTCGTCGTCTTCCTGGTAGACGAGGGCGTCGCCGGCCGGATCGGTGCCCACCCCATGGCGCCAGATTTGATACTGGCGCA from Deltaproteobacteria bacterium includes:
- a CDS encoding S9 family peptidase; protein product: MVKKIPARLEKHGHVRTDDYYWLRERESPEVIAYLTAENQRAEKEMAHTKPFEEKLFAEIKGRVKQTDMSVPYKRDDYYYFTRYEEGKEYPIYSRRRGSLEAAEEIMLDGNQLAQGHEFFSIGGSAVSAGQDLLAYAIDTQGRRIHTAYVKNLQTGEVLPDVLPEVTENLAWANDNRTLFYAKQDPTTLRQYQIWRHGVGTDPAGDALVYQEDDETFVVYIYKTKSKRFLMMVSTQTICQEYRYLAADDPTGEFKVFLARRREHEYHIDHFEDRFLIRTNDQAKNFRLMATPLDKIEKTNWQELIAHRGDVYLSDFDIFKDHLVLEERRRGLTEIRMIPWSGGDGHYISFDEPAYRAHLGANFEFDTRKVRFEYTSLKTPSSIYDYDMTTRQRVLLKQEEVLGGFHADNYASERLYAKAQDGTEIPISLVYRKGVKKDGANPLLLYGYGSYGLSIDAAFASPRLSLIDRGFVYAIAHIRGGQEMGRQWYEDGKLLKKKNTFTDFIACAEFLIGEKFTRPENLFAMGRSAGGLLMGAIANLRPDLFNGIVAEVPFVDVVTTMLDTSIPLTTGEYDEWGDPNDKTFYETMLAYSPYDNVAAKAYPHMLITGGLHDSQVQYWEPAKWAAKLRELKTNDARVILKTNMEAGHGGASGRFRRHQETAFSYVFLLDLAGIGQ
- a CDS encoding replication-associated recombination protein A, with the translated sequence MDLFDSAPPKSPQAYQPLAERMRPATLDDFIGQEHLLGPGKLLRELVAAGKLKSLILWGPPGTGKTTLAQILATSAHAVCVHFSAVTSGVKELKKIIQDAEDLQRRGKTTVLFVDEIHHFNKSQQDNFLPYVERGTLILIGATTENPSFEVISPLLSRCQVLVLQPLSVEAMSSIIDSALRDGKRGLGEWALRLDDAAREFLIQQSQGDCRVALNALETAATLAHKSQSQMIELAHLQEALQRRPLQYDKAGEEHYNVISAFIKSMRGSDPDAAIYWMMRMLDAGEDPLFIARRMVIFAAEDIGNADPRALQVAVAAKDAFHFVGLPEGKIPLAQAVTYLATAPKSNASYKAMLAAGEDVQQRGALAVPLHLRNAPTGLMKKLGYGKDYKYAHNYDEHVVEQQHLPQELSGRKYYSPSESGYEKQIKDRLTYWQEKKKKPK